In Solanum lycopersicum chromosome 3, SLM_r2.1, the genomic stretch gataccacggggatggaaactacattatccgttgggattcagttctgcttaatgaaaatttgttttatgaggaggagcctgttgccattttggatagagaagttcgtaagctgaggtcaagggagattgcatccatcaaagttcaatggaagaatcgacctgttgaagaagccacttgggagaaagaggctgatatgcaagaaagatacccacagctgtttacagattcaggtacttcttttcgcccttgtttttcttcttatgatcgttccaggacgaacgatgggtaaattggtatctattgtaacgacatgtttagtcgttttgagcagcagactttgattctggaaaaactaacagaaacaacggaccccacgatggaccgtcatgggcacgacggaccgtcgagggggtctcattccaaaatacttagaattctgaaaaatgggcactgaaattgactctctgaacttcgtaacggaatggcaggatggaccgtcacaggtgtgacggaccgtcacagactcttcagagaaattgagtctctgaattctgtgacggagcagcaggacagaccgttgcaggcgcgacgggccatcacaggctgcgtaatcccaggcggagttggatttctttaatattttgagggacgtttttgactattcctgctttaattataaatttagtgggttaatgttaataatttaactacttgagggttaaaagagataaccttgaattaattaatgggttaattcaccatcttttatacttaattatatgctaattagagtaaaagaaagagggtttgaataagaaaaagaaaagaacagaaagagagggagaaacgatcgagagagagaaacaaagaggaaagcCAAGAtcttgaggattagcttgcttgatcgcaattcttcggtggaggtaggttatggtttttatactatatgtagtaaactcttaatagcgaatgatatgtatgggtagtattgtaaacccttctatatgcttaattgtatgcttgcatgaatgtgattatgtaattgtgataaaataagcatgatgaagctattgaatcctaaatcttgagaaaccctaatctactatgttaatgatgatgccttagtgtaaaagaaagcttgatgaacgaaagtagtaagattaggggatcgggtgccacgttccggtaccaggatagaatatggatcgggtgtcacgttccgacaccaggatagaatgaggatcggagtgtcacattccgacaccaggatagtatatggatcgggtgccacgtttcggtactaggatagaatatggattgggtgtcacgttccgacaccaggatataatgaggatcggagtgtcacgttccgacaccaggatagtatatgaggagcggagtgtcacgtccaacacgagaggaataaagataatgaatcttgaaagatgctaatatactcaatctaatgaacctaattcccaaatgagtatgatgaggaggcgtgaatcctcattgatgtgcttggtgttgtaaccaagggttatggtaattgtaaatgctgcatgttaaggatattagttgattttatgatgttatctgatatttactgttttctattttgagttggccgatgatacctactcagtacttgtgtttgtactgaccccctacttttatgttttcttctttgatatttatggagtgcagcaaacgtgccgtcgtcttcaactcaaccgcaactctagccagtcttcaattacaccggatttcagggtgggctaatgcttctagcttggactggatcttcttcttcatgtcttgatgccttgaagttccggcatggactagcttttacttgttttagcttcttagaatactcttagtttagtaatttgatcatagatgttcttgtgatgatgacttccagattttggggataataataatagttgttgagtttttagaagttattgaattggtttttattaatgagtttaagtcttccgcattactttctgttgatattatattgaaatgttaaggtttagattggttggttcgctcacataggagggtaagtgtgggtgccagtcgcgacccgatttgggtcgtgacatgatGTGTGCTCATAGTACCAACCATGACTTGTTGACGAACAAAGTGGCAATCAGAACCAACACGCTTCATACGATCGTGAAGGACTGATTTTTTGTAACGCAAATGGTGGACTCGTTGTCACAGTAAATCTTTGGCCGAAAAGGAGGAAGGCCAAGAGCATCTGTAATATGATGAAGCCACATAGCTTCGGCAACTCCAGCCGCCATAGCTCGGTATTCAGCTTCGGTGGAAGAACGAGATACCCGCGTTTGCTTTTTGGTGCACCAAGAGATTAAATTTTGTCCAAGAAACAGTAGGTACCCGGTGGTGGAGCGACGATCATCCTTGTCGTTTGCCCAGTCTGAGTCGGAGTAGATGGAGAGctccaaattttctttttggaaaaGAAGTCCACGACGTGAGCTACCCTTTAGATAACAAAGAATCTTTTTTAATGCCTGAAAGTTTTGTTCAGTTGGAGCATGCATGGATTGAGAGACACGATTAACCGCATGTTGGATGTCTGGACGAGTAACAGCTAGATAGTAAAGGCCACCCATGATGCTTCGATAGAGGGTCGGATTGTCGAATAGACGGTTGTCTGAGGTGGATGGTTGACGGACAACCATGGGAATAGGTGCAGTTTTAGATTCAGCCATCCTTGCCCGAGTGAGAAGCTCCTCTGtgtattttgactgatgaagtaGGAGATTAGAGGAGGTATGGAGTACTTCAATGCCAAGGAAGTAATGTAGAGGGCCAAGATCTTTCAGCTAAAAATTTTGATGCATGCCCTTCGTGATAATGGAGATAAGATCAGATGAGCTGCCGGTAAtcacaatatcatcaacatagagAAGAATTATAACTAGGCCACGAGGATGCCGTAGAGTGAATAGACTTGTGTCATGAGTGCACGTGCGAAAGCCCATATCCTGCAGAAAGGAAGAGAAACGATTataccaagcacggggggccTCTTTAAGACCATAGAGAGACTTTTTGAGCTTGCATATAAGATGTGGGTGGCGGGAATCAACATAGCTGGGTGGTTGATCCATATAAATGTCCTCCTCCAGAGTGCCATGTAGAAAGGCATTGCTAACATCTAGCTGGTGTAGGGTCCAGTCATTATGAAGAGTGAGAGACAAGACTAGACGGATAGTCTGCTGCTTGATGACTGGGCTGAAAGTCTCCTTATAGCAATGCCATACTTTTGATAATAACCCTACGCAACTAGGCGAGCTTTGTAACGAGATATGGATCCATCAGCATTACGTTTGATGCGGTACACCCACTTGCAACCAATTGGTTTTCGATGTCGGGGTGCTGGCACCAATTCCCAAGTACGTTGATTAATAAGAGACCTGTATACATCGTCCATAGCCTGACACCAAAGGGGATTGCTAGAGGCTAGTTTGTAGGTAATAGGTTCAGAGGGAGAGAGAGCAGGTAAAGTAGTGGTGTAGGCTTTGGGCTTGAAAATGCTAGATTTGGAACGAGTTTGCATGGGATGTAAAggtggtgggggtgggggtggaggGGGTGTTGTTTCGGCTGGTGGAGGTTCTTGGTGAGGAGGATTGAAGCTTGGTGGGATAGGTGGATTGTGGGTGCTGGGTGATCCATTTTGGACGAGAGAGTCGGAATTGGACGTGGTTGTGACGGAACTCAACCGGGGATAGGGAAATTCATCCTCGATAAAACGAACATGACGAGAGACATATGTTTTTTGAGAGATGGGTTCAAAACATTTGTATCCTTTTATGGTGGGGTGGTAGCCTAGAAAGACACATGGTGTAGACCAGAGTTGAAGTTTGTGTTGAGTGTGAGgacgtagccaagggtaggcaagacaacCGAAGGTGCGAATGTGAGTGTAAACCAGACGGTGTGTGTAGAGACATTCATAAGGAGATGTGTTAGAGAGGGAGGGTGTGGGCATGCGGTTGATGAGATAGTTGGCAGTGCACAACGCCTCTACCTAGAAGGATGCAGGGAGATGAGACTCATGAAGGAGGGTGACAATAGTTTCAATGAGGTAACGGTGTTTGCGTTCGGCAACACCATTTTGTTCAGGAGTATATGGGCAAGATGTGTGATGAATAATACCAAGAGATTGGAGAGAAGATCCAAAGGCATTGTTTAAAAATTCTTTGCCATTGTCACTACGAAAGATTTTGATGTTggaattgaattgttttttGACCATgcgtttaaaattttaaaaaaccgAATATGCTTCAGATTTGCGTTTTAAGGGATAAAGCCATGTAAatttactataatcatcaacaaAACATATATAGTAACGAAAACCTTTAAAGGAAGAGATGGAGGTTGGACCCCAAACATCAGAATGTATTAATTCAAATGGCGTTGTGGCCTCAGTGTTAGATAAGATAAATGGTAAACATCTCGATTTGGCTACATATCATGACTCACAATGATCCTTAGTGGAAAACGAAAAACCTAAGACAGACAAAATGGACTTAGTAACTTCGGCACATGGATGGCCAAGTCTGCGGTGCCAGGTAGAGGAACGAATGGCTTGATGAGCAACTGATGAAGATGAGATTGACGTAGATAGCTTGGAAGGAAGAGTGTATAGACCTTGCTCACAGCGGCCCTTGTACCGGATCTGTTTGGTTAAATTGTCCACTATCTGAAATTATAGGCATTGAAAAGAAGAGTGCAGTTATTTTCTTTGGTAAACAGATAGACAGACAGAAGATTGGATGTTAGGAATGGGACATGATGTAGCGTGGACAATGAGAAAGTACTTGTGGGGGTGTAAACATAGCCAAAACCTGTATTGGAGATAGGTAAAGATTGGTCGTTACCTACAGTGATTGTGTCGGCGCCAGAATAGGAAGTTGGATTATGGAGTTGAGAGTAATCAGGCATCACGTGAGAATTTGCACCAATATCCAGATACCAATCACTTGAAGAGTTGCTTGTAGATGCATGCATCGCACGAGTTCCGCCGGTTGGGGCAGAAACAGACTGCTTGTCGTAGCGATACTAACATACATGAGCAGCGTGGCCACGCTTGTCACAGATTTGACACACAGGAAGGTCGCGACTTGATGAAAAATTGCCGCCACCGCGTCTACTATCCTAGTCAGGTTTTCTGCAGCTAGAATTGCTGCTTTGGCCGAGTGACTGCTGCCGTCCTCTGCCTCCGCCGCGGTGTGCACCGTGTCTGCTTGGACTTCCGACACCACGCTTTCCAGTGGCGTAAAGGGCAGTGTGAGTTGCCTGAGCTGTCGAGTCAGCGAGGGCCAATTTGGATTCCATGGCAAGATTTAATTCTTCTGTATTCAACCAGCCCGATATTTGATTGAGTGTGAGTGGGCCATCATGATAGCGGATGTTTTGTTTTAGAGAAGAAAATTTGGCAGGCAGGCCCCGAACAACAACATTGATGACATCTCGTTCGGGAACAACTTCATTGAGGGCATCAAGATCAGAGTTAATCGAGGCTGCTTCGTCCAGATATTTGACCATGGGGCGACTGCCCTTGCGGAGGgtgttgttgacacccaattttgacccgcgtcagtataaattaattatcgagcttcctaaattttccaaatattttttaattaattagttttacaaattttacgaatataataatatgatacaTGAATGTCATGTTACTTCGAATGCCTTTCgtcatgatttatatatatatatatatatatatatatatatatatatatatatatattacataattatgtatatagtttgtatatcttatgattattcaaaaaccatcaaaatatgcttttaaatgttttattaaagtagtttaattttaattataattatacttttgAATCACTTTTTACGACTTTAATAgtgattttattaaataaaagggGCTCGTTAATTGATTAAtgcaaaattcatcattttaattGGATATCTTCTAAATTAAACCAAAGCACTGCTTTAACTTGTTAAATTCCCAGCCCATTCCTTTAAAAAATTTGCCTAGCCCACTCTCCTACCTCCCAGGCCCACCCGTTTTCCCTCCTCTTCCCTTTCTCCAGCCCAACCTATTTTCCCAGGCCCAAATCCCTCATCCGAGCCCACTAGATTAATTCCTAATCCAGCCCACACCAATTACCCCCCCTCCGTCCGACCCATTTCAACCCCAAGCCCACCTTCACTTAAAAAAACCCTCTCCCAGCCCAAGTTAACCCCCGACCCAACCCATTCGACCCAGCCCCAATCCAAACCCGCCTCCCCCTTCCTTCTTCCCCCAACGTTTCCAGAAAAGAACAGAAGCTCCCCAGAAATGCAGAAAAGCCAAATACACCCGAAATGGAAATCATCCCCCGCGTCTCCTCACGCCCCGCGTCTCCTTCACGCCCTCTCCCTCTCTCCTTCTCTCTCCATTTGCGCGTGAGCAGAGTACCACAACAGCCTTGCAATAGTGCTGCGACCCTATCCTCGTCGTACAACCCTGCAGCATGCTAGGCGACACGAGCTCGTCCTTGGCGACGTAGGATTGTGCCGCGTCGTTTGCCAAGGACGAGAGTTTAATCTCGACCCTCCACATCGCCTCAGAGCCGATCAAAGAGCCAGGAATCGAGGAATATCCGTTTCTGTTGGATAATGTTTGAGATTTCAAATTTCGAAATGGGCCATCGTCGATCCCGCCCAAAATCCGAAACCCTAATTCCGTTCTCCTCTATAAAAACCCCTTTTCTTCGTCAGAAAGGGGGTTGGACATTTTTTGGGAGGATTTTTGTTgagaaaaattgttaaaatattcCGGCTCTTTCCCGTTTCTCTTTGGAAATCTTTGTCGAAGACAAGGACACGTATCGAATATAGGCGATTCTTATATTCAAGAACATCCGACTAGCAGTCCGGTCCGTTGTCGCTGGTGTTCATCTTGTCTTCGATTGTGGATAGTCATTGGCGCTTACCTCATCGTGGAAAGCTCTCATTCCTACTCGTCGTCTCCCGTTCGCTGCTTTCGAAGAGGTAACCCCTCCACTCCATACTATCTTCTCGTCTTCTTTCATATCGAAGTGGTCCTCTCTATCGCTCAT encodes the following:
- the LOC109119699 gene encoding secreted RxLR effector protein 161-like, encoding MAESKTAPIPMVVRQPSTSDNRLFDNPTLYRSIMGGLYYLAVTRPDIQHAVNRVSQSMHAPTEQNFQALKKILCYLKGSSRRGLLFQKENLELSIYSDSDWANDKDDRRSTTGYLLFLGQNLISWCTKKQTRVSRSSTEAEYRAMAAGVAEAMWLHHITDALGLPPFRPKIYCDNESTICVTKNQSFTIV